In the genome of Agromyces sp. CF514, the window ATCCGCACGATCGCCGACGAGCGCGGGCTCGTGACGGCGGCGGTCACGTTCGACCGCAACCCGCTCGCGCTGCTCGCACCAGACAAGTGCCCCGAGGCCCTCGTGAGCAACCGGCAGAAGCTCGAACTGCTGGCGACCACGGGCGTCGACGCGACGCTGCTGCTGCCCTTCGACCGTGCGCTGGCGTCGGTTCCGGCGACCGAGTTCGTCGAGCGGGTGCTCGTGCACGCGCTCGACGCGAAGGTCGTGCTCGTCGGCAAGGACTTCCGGTACGGTGCTCGTGGTGCGGGCGACGTCGATCTACTCATCGCGCTCGGCCGCACGTACGGCTTCGAGGTCGAGGTGGTCGACGACGTGCGCCCCGAGGGCGAGCGCCGCGTGTCGTCGACGTGGATCCGCGAGATCCTCGCCGAGGGCGACGTGCGCCACGCGACCGCCCTGCTCGGGCACACGCCGACGGTGTCGGGCATCGTCGTGCACGGCGCGAAGCGCGGCCGCGAGCTGGGCTTCCCGACGGCGAACCTCACGCCCGAGTCCGAGGGCCTCGTGCCCGCCGACGGCGTGTACGCGGGCTGGCTGACCGATGCGGGCACCCGGTATCCCGCCGCGATCTCGGTCGGCGACAACCCGACGTTCGAGGGCGTCGCTCCCAAGCAGGTCGAGGCCTACGTGCTCGACCGCGACCTCGACCTGTACGACCACCTGGTCGACGTCGAGTTCGTCGAGCGCATCCGCGGCATGGTCGCGTTCACGAGCATCCCCGATCTCATCGAGACCATGCGCGGCGACGTCGAGCGCGCGAAGCAGATCCTCGCGTGACCGGGGCCATCCCGGCGATCCCGACGGGTGAGCCGGCGAGGCCGTTGTGGGCGGGGCGCACGCTGGCGCTCCTCGGTATCCTGCTCGTCGCGTCGAGCCTGCGCACGGGTGTCGCCTCGCTCTCGCCGATCATCGCCGAGATCGACGCCGACATCCCGCTGCCGCCCGCGCTGGTCGGCCTGCTCGGCATGCTCCCGCCCCTCTGCTTCGCCGTCTTCGGCATCCTGACCCCGATGATCGCGAAGCGGCTGGGACTCGAGCGCACCGTCGTCGTGGCGCTCGCGGTGCTCGCCGCCGGGCTGCTCGGCCGCGGTCTGGCACCCGAGGCGGTCACGCTGGTCGGGGCGAGCGTGCTGGTGTTCGCCGCCGTCGGCGTCGGCAATGTGCTGCTGCCGCCGCTCGTGAAGCGGTACTTCTCGGATCGCGTGGGACTCGTGACCACGCTGTACGTGTCGATCATCTCGGTCAGCACCTTCGTGCCGCCGCTCCTCGCGGTGCCGGTGGCGGATGCCGCGGGCTGGCGCGTCTCGCTGGGCGAGTGGGCCCTGGTCGCCGTCGTCGCGCTCGTGCCGTGGATCGCGCTGCTCGTGCACCCGCGCGCGGGCGCTCCTGCGGCGATGCCCGAGGAGGCCGCCGGCGGGCAGGTGCGACGCGCGCTGCGCTCGCCGATCGCGTGGGCGCTCGCGACGATCTTCGCCGTGTCCTCGGTCAATGCGTACGTCATGTTCGCGTGGCTGCCGCGCATCGTCGTCGACGTCGCGGGGGTCACGAGCGCGCAGGCCGGAGCGCTGCTCTCGCTGTTCGCGGCGATGGGCCTGCCGGCCGCGCTGCTCGTGCCGGTCGTCGCTGCGCGCTACGACCGGGTGCGCACGCTCGTCGTCATCTCGGTGCTGGCGTTCCTGCTCGGGTACGGCGGTCTGCTGCTGGCGCCCGAGTCCGCGATCTGGCTGTGGGTCGCGCTCATCGGAACCGGCCCGCTGCTGTTCCCGCTCGCCCTCGTGCTCATCAACCTGCGCACGCGCACGCATGACGGGTCGATCGCATTGAGCGGCGTCGTGCAGTCGGTCGGCTACCTCATCGCCGCCGTCGCACCCATCGGCATCGGCCTCGTGCACGAGGCGACCGGCGGCTGGACCCTCCCGCTCGTGCTGCTCGCGGCGACCGCGGTTCCGGCCGCGATCGCCGGGTTCCTCGCGGCGCGACCCGGCTACCTCGAAGACGACCACCGCGCGCGCCGGGTATAGCCCACGCGCGTCGGCGCTCAGACGACCAGGTGCGGCCGGTGGATCAGTGCTGCGGCGCCCACGAGCGGCCCCTCGTCGGAGAGCGCCGACGGCACGATGCGGGTCCGCGTCACGAATCCGAACGTGACGCGCTCGGCGAGTGCGGCGCGCGCGCGCTCGAAGAGCGCGGGGGAGACCCGGCTGAAGCCGCCGCCGATCGCGACGACGTCGAGGTCGAGCAGGCTCGAGGCGGATGCCGCGGCGCGGCCGATCGCGGTTCCGGCGCGTTCGACCGCGGCGAGGGCGATCGGGTCGCCAGAGGCGTGCGCGGCGGCGAGGTCCTCGCCGGTCGAACCGGTGAAGCCCTGCGCGCGAGCCCACGCGACGGTGCGCGGGCCGGAGGCGACGGCCTCGAGGCATCCGCGTCCGCCGCAGGGGCAGGGATCCTCGAAGCCGCCGACCTCGATGTGGCCGATGTGGCCGCCGTTGCCCGTCGGGCTCGGCACGGCGCGGTCGCCGAGCACGAGCCCGCCGCCGACGCCCGTCGAGACGATCATGCCGAGCAGGTTGTGCGCGCCGCGGCCGGCGCCGATCCAGTGCTCGGCGAGCGCGATGCAGACGCCGTCCATGCGCAGCACGACGGGCGCGTCGGGCACGAGCGCGCGGACCAGCGTCGCGAGCGGGTAGTCGCGCCACACGGGCACGTTGAGCGGGGAGACCGTGCCCTCGGCGACGCCGATGGGGCCGGCGGACCCGACGCCGACGCCCACGAGCACTGCGCCATCGGGCAGTGCGTCGCGGGCGCCCAGCACGACCTCGCGAACGGCCTGCTCGAGTTCGTCGCTCGTCGCGGTCGGCCCGGTGGGCCGACGGTGCCGCGATGCGGGAAGCACGACGCCTGCGTCGTCGACGAGGGCGGCTTCGACCTTGGTGCCGCCGAAGTCGACGGCGAGTGCGAGAGACGTGGGCATGGCCATCAGCATAGGCTGCGACATCCGCCGCTCACCTGCTCATATGAGCACGATCGCACGCGAGTGTTGCCGATGAGCGCCAGGCTGCCTACCCTTGGAGTGAGCGGAAGGACAGGTGTGGACGAGATCGACGAACTCCTCTCGATCCGAGCGGCCGAGCTCTACTACGAGGAGAACAAGACCCAAGACGAGATCGGTCAGGCGCTGCGCCTGACCCGGTGGAAGGTCGGGCGACTCCTCGCGCAAGCCAAGCAAGAGGGCTTCATCCGCATCGAGATCCTGCATCCGCGCGCCCGGCGCCTCCCGATCGAGCGTCGCCTCCGCGACGAGCGCGGCCTCGCCGATGCCGTGGTCGTGTCCTCGGCGGGCGTCGCATCGGCCGAAGAGCTGCAGGCGCGCACCGCGCAGGCCGCGGCCGACTACCTCACGGCCCTCCGGCCGGTGCCCCGCACGCTCGGCGTCAGCTGGGGTCGCACGCTGTTCGAGATCTCGCAGCACCTGCGAAACGGGTGGGCGACCGGCGTCAACGTCGTGCAGATCAACGGCGGCGTGAGTCTCAACCGAAGGCCCGGCACCGCAGCGGCGACCGCCGTGGGCATCGCGCAGAAGGGCGGCGGCAGCGCCACCCTGCTGCCGAGCCCTGCGATCCTCGAGCGCCTCGAGACCAAGCACGCCATCGAGTCCGATCGGGTGGTCGCCGGCGTCATCGACCTCGCGCGCTCCGCCGACGCCTACCTCTTCAGCGCGGGCGCCGCCGACCACACGTCGGTGCACGTCGAGAGCGGCTACCTCGCCGAATCCGACGTCGACCTGCTCGTGGCGAAGGGCGCCGTCGGCGACGTCGTCGGCCGCTACATCGACTCCGACGGCAACATCGTCGACCCCGCCCTCGACGCGCGAACCGTCGGGCTCACGCTCGACGAGCTGCGCGAGGCATCCCTCGGCATCGCCGTGATCGCCGGCCGTGCCAAGCACGCGGTCGCCGATGCGGTCGTGCGCAGCGGCCTCTGCTCGGTGCTCGTCACCGACGAGGCGACGGCCCTTCACCTCCTCGACGGCTGAGCGCGGCGTCGTCCACCACGACGACGCGCACGCCGACACTCCTCGTACCAAGAACCAGCGAAAGCCAGGTCCCACCATGACAGGCACATCCCTCATCACCGCCAGGGAGCGCGCGCTCGCCGTGCTCGGCGGCGAACCCGACGACGCGACGCTCCGCAGGTACCTGCACGGCATCCCGGGCGTCGACGCGGTCGGCCTCGAGCAGCGCGCTGCCGGGCTCGGCACGCGCAGCATCAAGACGACCTCGAAGGCGTGGGCGCTCGACCGCATCATCCGGCTCATCGACCTCACCACGCTCGAGGGCGCCGACACGCCCGGCAAGGTGCGCTCGCTCGTCGCGAAGGCGATCAACCCCGACCCCGCGGATGCCACGACGCCCCGTGTCGCCGCGGTCTGCGTCTACGGCGACATGGTGCCGTACGCGGTCGACGCGCTGGGCGGCGCGCACGGCGACCCCGACGACGGACTCATCTCGGTCGCGGCCGTCGCCACCGCCTTCCCGAGCGGCCGCTCGTCGCTCGAGATCAAGCTCGCCGACACGGCCGAGGCGGTCGCCGCCGGCGCCGACGAGATCGACATGGTCATCGACCGCGGGGCGTTCCTCGCGGGCCGCTACGGCATGGTGTTCGACCAGATCGCGGCCGTGAAGGAGGCCTGCCGACGCCCCGACGGCTCGAGCGCCAGCCTCAAGGTGATCCTCGAGACGGGCGAGCTCGTGACCTACGACAATGTTCGGCGCGCATCGTGGCTCTCGATCCTCGCGGGCGGCGACTTCATCAAGACGTCGACCGGCAAGGTGCCCTCCGCGGCGACCCTGCCCGTCACCCTCCTGATGCTCGAGGTCGTGCGCGACTGGCACCTCGCGACCGGTCAGCGCATCGGCGTGAAGCCCGCGGGCGGCATCCGCACCTCGAAGGACGCGATCAAGTACCTCGTGACCGTCGCCGAGACGGTGGGCGAAGACTGGCTGCAGCCCCACCTGTTCCGCTTCGGCGCGTCGAGCCTGCTGAACGACGTCCTGCTCCAGCGCCAGAAGCTGACCACCTCGCACTACTCCGGCCCCGACTACGTCACGATCGACTGAGACGAGACACCGCACCATGAGCTTCCTCGAATACGCACCCGCCCCCGAATCGACGGCGATCCTGAACCTGCGCGACCAGTACGGCCTCTTCATCGACGGCGAGTTCGTCGACGGCCGCGGCGAGCCGTTCCAGACCATCTCGCCCGCGACCGAGGCCCGCATCGCGACGATCTCGAACGCGAACGAGGCCGACGTCGACCTCGCTGTCGCCGCCGCGCGCCGTGCCTACGACCGCACCTGGTCGCGCATGAGCGGCCGCGACCGCGGCAAGTACCTGTTCCGCATCGCGCGGCTCGTGCAGGAGCGGGCCCGCGAGCTCGCCGTGGCCGAGTCGCTCGACAACGGCAAGCCGATCAAGGAGTCGCGCGACGTCGACGTGCCCCTCGTCGCGGCCTGGTTCTTCTACTACGCCGGTTGGGCCGACAAGCTCGACCACGCGGGCCTCGGCGCGAACCCGCGCTCGCTCGGCGTCGCCGCGCAGGTGATCCCCTGGAACTTCCCGCTGCTCATGCTCGCCTGGAAGATCGCGCCCGCGCTCGCGGCCGGCAACACGGTCGTGCTGAAGCCGGCCGAGACCACCCCGCTCACGGCGCTCATCTTCGCCGAGATCCTCCAGCAGGCCGACCTGCCCCCCGGCGTGGTGAACATCATCACGGGCGCTGGCGACACCGGTGCGACGCTCGTCGCGCACGAGGGCGTCGACAAGGTCGCGTTCACCGGGTCGACGGCCGTCGGTCGTGCGATCGCGAAGCAGATCGCGGGCACCGACAAGAAGGCCACGCTCGAACTCGGCGGCAAGGCCGCGAACATCGTCTTCGACGACGCGCCCATCGACCAGGCGATCGAGGGCATCGTCAACGGCATCTTCTTCAATCAGGGCCACGTCTGCTGCGCGGGTTCGCGCCTGCTCGTGCAGGAGAACATCCACGACGAGGTCGTCGACCGGCTGAAGAACCGCCTGTCGACCCTGCGTCTCGGCGACCCGCTCGACAAGAACACCGACATCGGCGCGATCAACTCGCGCGAGCAGCTCGAGCGCATCCGCGAGCTCTCCGAGATCGGCGAGGCCGAGGGCGCCGAGCGCTGGAGCGCGCCGTGCGAGATCCCCGAGAACGGCTTCTGGTTCGCACCCACGATCTTCACGGGCGTGCAGACCTCGAGCCGCATCGCGCGCGACGAGATCTTCGGCCCGGTGCTCTCGGTGCTCACGTTCCGCACGCCCGCCGAGGCGATCGCGAAGGCGAACAACACGCCCTACGGCCTCTCGGCCGGCATCTGGACCGACAAGGGCAGCCGCATCCTCGCGGTCGCCGACCAGCTGCGCGCCGGCGTCGTCTGGGCGAACACCTTCAACCGGTTCGACCCCGCGTCGCCGTTCGGCGGCTACAAGGAGTCCGGCTACGGCCGCGAGGGCGGACGCCACGGGCTCGCCGCGTACCTCGCGCCGACCCCAATCGGCGCGCAGGCCGCCGTCACCCGCGGTTCGTCCCGCGCCGCCGTCGATGCGGCCGGCGCCGGTGCCGCACCCGAGGCGAAGCCGCGCCGCACCCGCGCCGCACGAACTGCCAAGACCACCGCGAAGGGAACGAAGCGATGAGCCGCCTCGCCGTGCCGAAGACGTACAAGCTCTACATCGGCGGCGCGTTCCCGCGCAGCGAGTCGGGCCGCACCTACGAGATCCTCGCGGCCGACGGCTCGTTCCTGGCGAACGCCGCGAAGGCCTCGCGCAAGGACGCACGCGATGCGGTCGTGGCGGCGCGGGCCGGCGTCGGCGGGTGGGCCGGTGCGACCGCGTACAACCGCGGCCAGGTGCTCTACCGCATCGCCGAGGTGCTCGAGGGGCGCAGGGCGCAGTTCGTCGCCGAGATCGAGGAGGCCGAGGGCGCGACCCGTGCCGCGGCATCCGCCCAGGTCGACGAGGCCATCGACCGCTGGGTCTGGTACGCGGGCTGGGCCGACAAGTTCGCGCAGGTCGCGGGCAACGCGAACCCGGTCGCGGGGCCGTACTTCAACATCTCGGTGCCCGAGCCCACCGGCGTCGTCGCGATCGTCGCGCCGCAGGACTCGTCGCTGCTCGGCTTCGTCTCGGCGATCGCGCCGGCACTCGTCGCCGGCAACGCGGTCGTCGTCGTGGCGAGCGAGCGGTACCCGCTCTCGGCGATCAGCCTCTCCGAGGTGCTCGCCACGAGCGACGTGCCGAAGGGCGTCGTCAACGTGCTCACGGGTTCGCCGGCCGAGATCGCGCCGTGGCTCGCGAGCCACGCCGACGTGAACGCGCTCGACCTCGTCGGTGCGGGCGCGCTCGACTGGGTCGACCTCGAGATCGCCGCGGCCGACACGCTCAAGCGCGTGCTGCGGCCCGAGCAGGGTCCGGATGCCGCGGCGCCGGCACTCGGCCGCATCACCGCCTTCACCGAGACGAAGACGGTCTGGCACCCGAAGAGCATGAAGTAGCGACCTCGTGTCCGGGCGCAACGGTGCATCCGACGAGCGGGGGAGACTCGAGTCCGACCCGTTCGACTACCGGCTCACGGGCCGCGGCGGCGTGATCGTGTATCGCGGCGGCCGGCCCGTGATGACGGTGGGCGGTGGCGACGCCGCGCGCCTCCTCGATGCGCTGCAACGTGCAGACGATTCCCGGGTGCAGCACCTGTTGGCTCGGGCGAGCGGCAACTATCGTCGGGGGAACGAGCGCGGCTGACGCCGTGACGACGGCGGAGGGAGCGGCGTGCGAATCCTCGTGACGGGCGCGACCGGCTACATCGGCGGGCGCCTCGTTCCGCGCCTGCTCGCCGCCGGCCACGAGGTGCGCGTGCTCGTGCGCCGACCCGAGCGCCTGCGCGACGTGCCGTGGGCGGCGTCGGCCGAGGTCGTCGCGGGCGACCTCGCCGATGCCGATGCCGTCGACGCCGCGATGGCCGACGTGCAGGCGGTGTACTACCTCGTGCACTCCATGGGCGGTCGCGGCGACTTCGAGCGCACCGAGCTCGACATCGCCCGCACGGTCGCCGGCGCCGCATACCGGAACGGCGTCGGGCGCATCGTCTACCTCGGCGGCCTGCATCCCGAGGGCGAGAAGCTCTCGCGTCACCTGCGCTCGCGTGCCGAGGTCGGCGAGATCCTGCTCGCGTCGGGCGTGCCGACGATCGTGCTGCAGGCGGGCGTGGTCATCGGGTCGGGGTCGACCTCGTTCGAGATGATCAGGCATCTCACCGAGGTGCTGCCCTACATGCCGGCGCCGCGGTGGGTGCGCAGCTTCATCCAGCCGATCGCCGTCCGCGACGTGCTGCACTACCTGATCGCGGCCGCCGACGTGCCGCCAGAGGTGAACCGCGCGTTCGACATCGGCGGCCCCGACGTCTTCAGGTACGGCCAGCTGATGAACGGCTACGCGGTCGAGGCGGGGCTGCCGCAGCGGCCGATCGCCGCGCTGCCGGTGCTCACGCCGTGGCTCGCCGGCCAGTGGGTCAACCTCGTGACGCCGATCCCGCGGCGGCTCGCGGTGCCGATCATCGAGTCTCTGCAGTACGACTGCGTGATGCACGACCACGACATCGACGAGGTCATCCCGCCACCGGCCGCGGGGCTGCTGCCGTATCGCACGGCGGTGCGGCTGGCGCTCGAGCGGGAGCGGGAGGGCGAGGTCGAGACGAGCTGGCGCAACGCCGAGGTCGCCGGGGCTCCGAGCGACCCGCTGCCGAGCGATCCGGACTGGGCCGGGCACACGGTGTTCGTCGACGAGCGCGAGCGGATGTCGCGGGCGACGCCTGCTGCCCTGTGGCGCGTCATCGAGGGCGTCGGCGGCGAGAACGGCTGGTACTCGTTCCCGCTCGCGTGGGCGCTGCGCGGGTGGATCGACAAGCTCACGGGAGGCGTGGGCCTGCGCCGAGGGCGTCTCGACCCCGACACGCTCCACGTGGGCGACGCGGTCGACTTCTGGCGGGTCGAGGCCATCGAGCGCGGGTCGTTCCTGCGGCTGCGCGCCGAGATGCGGGTTCCGGGGCGGGCGTGGCTCGAGCTGTCGGCATCCGGCGGGTCCGGCGGGTCCGGCGGGTCCGGCGCGTCCGCCGGCTCGCGCTACCGCCAGCGGGCCGTGTTCTTCCCGAGGGGACTTGCGGGCAGGCTCTACTGGTGGTCGATCCTGCCGTTCCACGGCGTGATCTTCTCGGGCATGGCGAATCGAATCACGGCCGAGGCCGAGGCCGACGAACGCGTCTGACGCGGCATCCGGAGGCCTCCGATGCGACTCGGTCGTGCGCCTCGAAAAAGGGTAACGAAACGGTAACGACGTTTGCTAGAGTGACGGGCACCGTCGCGCAAGGACGCGCGATCGGTGGAAAGGCCCGAACCCGTGACTCGCACCGTCCGTGCGATCGCCCCGACGATCGCGCCGCGTTCGACTGCCCCGAGCGCACCACCAGAAGCCCGGCCCGAACCTCGACCCGAAGCCCGTCGCAACGCCCGTGCGGCGACGGCGACGCCCCTGCTGCACCGACTCGCGCACCCGCCCAGGCGCTGGGTGCGCCTGCTGCTCGGAGCCGCCGGCGTGGCGACCGTGTCGACGCTGCTCATCGTCACGGGCATCCCGACGAGCGCCACGGCTCGTGACGTGTTCGGCGCGCTGCGCGGCCCGGGGGAGCCCGCGTTCATCGTCGGGCACCGCGGCGATCGCGCGAGCGCCCCCGAGAACACCATGACGTCGCTCGAGCTCGCCATGGACCGCCTCGCCTACGTCGAGACCGACGTGCAGCTCAGCCGCGACGAGGTGCCCATGCTCTTCCACGACACCGACCTCGAGCGCATCACGGGCGATCACCGCTCGGTCGGCGACCTCGACGCCGCGGCCCTCCGCAAGCTCGACGTCGGCGCCTGGTACGGCGACGAGTTCGCCGGAGAGCGGATGCCGACGCTCGACGAGTTCTTCACAGCCCTCGCCGAGCGGCCCGACGCCAGGGCCCTCGTCGAGCTGAAGGCCGACTGGACGTCCGACGAGGTGCGCACGGTCGTGGACCGCATCGAACGCCACGGACTGCGCGGGCGCGTGGTGCTCCAGAGCTTCAGCCTCGAGACCCTGTTCGCGCTGCAGCGGGTCTCGCCCTCGACGCCGCGCATCATGCTGATCCGCGAACTGCCCGCCGACCCCGTGCCGCTCGCGCAACGCCTCGGCCTCGTCGGATTCGGCACGACCGCGGCATCCGTCGTCGAGCAGCCGCAGGCGCTCGAGGCGCTGCACGCCGCCGAGGTGGCCGTGCTCTGCTACACGCTGAACTCCCACGAGAAGTGGGAGGAGGTGGGTGCGCTCGGCGTCGACGGCA includes:
- a CDS encoding CynX/NimT family MFS transporter: MTGAIPAIPTGEPARPLWAGRTLALLGILLVASSLRTGVASLSPIIAEIDADIPLPPALVGLLGMLPPLCFAVFGILTPMIAKRLGLERTVVVALAVLAAGLLGRGLAPEAVTLVGASVLVFAAVGVGNVLLPPLVKRYFSDRVGLVTTLYVSIISVSTFVPPLLAVPVADAAGWRVSLGEWALVAVVALVPWIALLVHPRAGAPAAMPEEAAGGQVRRALRSPIAWALATIFAVSSVNAYVMFAWLPRIVVDVAGVTSAQAGALLSLFAAMGLPAALLVPVVAARYDRVRTLVVISVLAFLLGYGGLLLAPESAIWLWVALIGTGPLLFPLALVLINLRTRTHDGSIALSGVVQSVGYLIAAVAPIGIGLVHEATGGWTLPLVLLAATAVPAAIAGFLAARPGYLEDDHRARRV
- a CDS encoding ROK family protein; the protein is MPTSLALAVDFGGTKVEAALVDDAGVVLPASRHRRPTGPTATSDELEQAVREVVLGARDALPDGAVLVGVGVGSAGPIGVAEGTVSPLNVPVWRDYPLATLVRALVPDAPVVLRMDGVCIALAEHWIGAGRGAHNLLGMIVSTGVGGGLVLGDRAVPSPTGNGGHIGHIEVGGFEDPCPCGGRGCLEAVASGPRTVAWARAQGFTGSTGEDLAAAHASGDPIALAAVERAGTAIGRAAASASSLLDLDVVAIGGGFSRVSPALFERARAALAERVTFGFVTRTRIVPSALSDEGPLVGAAALIHRPHLVV
- the deoC gene encoding deoxyribose-phosphate aldolase, with translation MTGTSLITARERALAVLGGEPDDATLRRYLHGIPGVDAVGLEQRAAGLGTRSIKTTSKAWALDRIIRLIDLTTLEGADTPGKVRSLVAKAINPDPADATTPRVAAVCVYGDMVPYAVDALGGAHGDPDDGLISVAAVATAFPSGRSSLEIKLADTAEAVAAGADEIDMVIDRGAFLAGRYGMVFDQIAAVKEACRRPDGSSASLKVILETGELVTYDNVRRASWLSILAGGDFIKTSTGKVPSAATLPVTLLMLEVVRDWHLATGQRIGVKPAGGIRTSKDAIKYLVTVAETVGEDWLQPHLFRFGASSLLNDVLLQRQKLTTSHYSGPDYVTID
- a CDS encoding glycerophosphodiester phosphodiesterase family protein, which produces MTRTVRAIAPTIAPRSTAPSAPPEARPEPRPEARRNARAATATPLLHRLAHPPRRWVRLLLGAAGVATVSTLLIVTGIPTSATARDVFGALRGPGEPAFIVGHRGDRASAPENTMTSLELAMDRLAYVETDVQLSRDEVPMLFHDTDLERITGDHRSVGDLDAAALRKLDVGAWYGDEFAGERMPTLDEFFTALAERPDARALVELKADWTSDEVRTVVDRIERHGLRGRVVLQSFSLETLFALQRVSPSTPRIMLIRELPADPVPLAQRLGLVGFGTTAASVVEQPQALEALHAAEVAVLCYTLNSHEKWEEVGALGVDGIITDEPSELDEWLAVTAPGT
- a CDS encoding SDR family oxidoreductase — its product is MTGATGYIGGRLVPRLLAAGHEVRVLVRRPERLRDVPWAASAEVVAGDLADADAVDAAMADVQAVYYLVHSMGGRGDFERTELDIARTVAGAAYRNGVGRIVYLGGLHPEGEKLSRHLRSRAEVGEILLASGVPTIVLQAGVVIGSGSTSFEMIRHLTEVLPYMPAPRWVRSFIQPIAVRDVLHYLIAAADVPPEVNRAFDIGGPDVFRYGQLMNGYAVEAGLPQRPIAALPVLTPWLAGQWVNLVTPIPRRLAVPIIESLQYDCVMHDHDIDEVIPPPAAGLLPYRTAVRLALEREREGEVETSWRNAEVAGAPSDPLPSDPDWAGHTVFVDERERMSRATPAALWRVIEGVGGENGWYSFPLAWALRGWIDKLTGGVGLRRGRLDPDTLHVGDAVDFWRVEAIERGSFLRLRAEMRVPGRAWLELSASGGSGGSGGSGASAGSRYRQRAVFFPRGLAGRLYWWSILPFHGVIFSGMANRITAEAEADERV
- a CDS encoding aldehyde dehydrogenase family protein produces the protein MSRLAVPKTYKLYIGGAFPRSESGRTYEILAADGSFLANAAKASRKDARDAVVAARAGVGGWAGATAYNRGQVLYRIAEVLEGRRAQFVAEIEEAEGATRAAASAQVDEAIDRWVWYAGWADKFAQVAGNANPVAGPYFNISVPEPTGVVAIVAPQDSSLLGFVSAIAPALVAGNAVVVVASERYPLSAISLSEVLATSDVPKGVVNVLTGSPAEIAPWLASHADVNALDLVGAGALDWVDLEIAAADTLKRVLRPEQGPDAAAPALGRITAFTETKTVWHPKSMK
- a CDS encoding bifunctional riboflavin kinase/FAD synthetase, producing MKTFKGIDGVPAGFGPSAVTIGKFDGVHQGHRALIERIRTIADERGLVTAAVTFDRNPLALLAPDKCPEALVSNRQKLELLATTGVDATLLLPFDRALASVPATEFVERVLVHALDAKVVLVGKDFRYGARGAGDVDLLIALGRTYGFEVEVVDDVRPEGERRVSSTWIREILAEGDVRHATALLGHTPTVSGIVVHGAKRGRELGFPTANLTPESEGLVPADGVYAGWLTDAGTRYPAAISVGDNPTFEGVAPKQVEAYVLDRDLDLYDHLVDVEFVERIRGMVAFTSIPDLIETMRGDVERAKQILA
- a CDS encoding aldehyde dehydrogenase family protein → MSFLEYAPAPESTAILNLRDQYGLFIDGEFVDGRGEPFQTISPATEARIATISNANEADVDLAVAAARRAYDRTWSRMSGRDRGKYLFRIARLVQERARELAVAESLDNGKPIKESRDVDVPLVAAWFFYYAGWADKLDHAGLGANPRSLGVAAQVIPWNFPLLMLAWKIAPALAAGNTVVLKPAETTPLTALIFAEILQQADLPPGVVNIITGAGDTGATLVAHEGVDKVAFTGSTAVGRAIAKQIAGTDKKATLELGGKAANIVFDDAPIDQAIEGIVNGIFFNQGHVCCAGSRLLVQENIHDEVVDRLKNRLSTLRLGDPLDKNTDIGAINSREQLERIRELSEIGEAEGAERWSAPCEIPENGFWFAPTIFTGVQTSSRIARDEIFGPVLSVLTFRTPAEAIAKANNTPYGLSAGIWTDKGSRILAVADQLRAGVVWANTFNRFDPASPFGGYKESGYGREGGRHGLAAYLAPTPIGAQAAVTRGSSRAAVDAAGAGAAPEAKPRRTRAARTAKTTAKGTKR
- a CDS encoding sugar-binding transcriptional regulator, with the translated sequence MDEIDELLSIRAAELYYEENKTQDEIGQALRLTRWKVGRLLAQAKQEGFIRIEILHPRARRLPIERRLRDERGLADAVVVSSAGVASAEELQARTAQAAADYLTALRPVPRTLGVSWGRTLFEISQHLRNGWATGVNVVQINGGVSLNRRPGTAAATAVGIAQKGGGSATLLPSPAILERLETKHAIESDRVVAGVIDLARSADAYLFSAGAADHTSVHVESGYLAESDVDLLVAKGAVGDVVGRYIDSDGNIVDPALDARTVGLTLDELREASLGIAVIAGRAKHAVADAVVRSGLCSVLVTDEATALHLLDG